Part of the Sebastes umbrosus isolate fSebUmb1 chromosome 3, fSebUmb1.pri, whole genome shotgun sequence genome is shown below.
AGAACCTTGCAAACTACAGTCATGTTTATATAACTTTAGTATGAACATTTAATATAACGTTTATGATCATATAATCATGAATCATGAACATTAATATAACACAGCAGTTATCTGACAGTTACCTGTCTGAGCTAAAAACAGTGATTGTGATAGTAAACtttgtttcacaacgttaagaaGCTAAACAGTAGcagtcatactgtatatgtatatatagcttTAGTATTAACATAACGTTTATGATCATATAATCATTAATATAACACCACAGTTATCTCACCTGTCTGAGCTAAAAGAAGTGACTGTGGTAGTGGTAGTTTAACAACGCTGAGGAGCTCAAACAGTAGGAGTAACGTTACCTCTatgtaactgtaactgtaactgtaacgtAGCCTCAGCATACTAATTAGAGCTCTAATTAGAGCTCTGAACAGATGATAAAGTGATTGGTAACTTATTCACCAAGTCTAGCTAACATAATTAAAGCCAGGCTAGCTTAGACAGAGTAACATTACAAACCCATTCATTGATTTCACAGCGACTCTTAATCAGCCCACATTAAAAAACGCCAGAAAGCTAAAACACGTTTAATCCGTATTGTCTAAGAGAATCCAATATCAATGTTAcgtaatgttaataatgacatttacctgtctttaactgaatataatgttaataatgacatttacctgtctttaactgaatataatgttaataatgacatttacctgtctttaactgaatataatgttaataatgacatttacctgtctttacctgaatataatgttaataatgacatttacctgtctttaactgaatataatgttaataatgacatttacctgtctttacctgaatataatgttaataatgacatttacctgtctttaactgaatataatgttaataatgacatttacctgtctttacctgaatataatgttaataatgacatttacctgtctttaactgaatataatgttaataatgatatttacctgtctttacctgaatataatgttaataatgacatttacctgtctttaactgaatataatgttaataatgatatttacctgtctttacctgaatataatgttaataatgacatttacctgtctttacctgAATAGGCAGTGAATAGTTCAAAAGTCCCTCCTCCGCATCGCGTCCGCTGGGACGGCTGTGATTGGCTATTCAAAAATGGATGACGATTCGTTACCTGAAAATGGAATCCACAGCTCCGATTGGCTGTATCCGCGGTGAAAATGGATGACGTCGGCAGTGAAAATGGAAAGCTGCCACATGATTTGTCGAGAGAAAATGGAAATCCTGGAAGCTGATTCGTCGGCAGACCCACTCTATCCCTCTCCCGCTGCCGCAAAACCagattttgttgtgtttctttttgtatttgacttctgCATTTGAAGTTCGCCCTCAAAACTCactgtgtcacataaggatTGAACAATCAACCTATTCTATTCTAACCTgctatctaccacactgagctatttcACAAGTCATATTTAGAATgtcaaatgaaaacaacaaaaaagtcccaaaaagtCATGTAGAAAAAAGAGGAGTAATAGtatagcatgtaaaaaaaaatcatatgttgAAAAAGAAGtcgtatgttgaaaaaagttagaaaaaagtcatagtatagctaagactttttcaaaacattttttgacatactaaatactacatatactatgactttttttcatgaaagtctCTAAAATGAGTCGCACGGCTAAAAAAACGTACAGTGTACGCCCGGCTTTATCCAACTGACTGTAATGAGGctgaaggaaagagggagaagGGTGGTAACAACATTCCTTGACCCGTTAACTTATGGTGACATGTATATATTATGGCGAGCGTGAGATATTTTGTTAAATGAAGGTCATGTatccctttttttaaatatcggCATACCTGTAGACACGGCCTAAGAGTGTTACTAAGAACATACCGTCTCATCAGGCCAACGAACACGAGAAGGAGGGGGAAAAGAAAAGATAGAGCATAACtactatttagtttttttattgaataagAAGAAATAATAAAGTACAAAATCTGAATACATGGTGGTGAAAGTACAAACAaatacagaacaaaaacatgttagttgTGTGattatatgtataaaaagacagtaatgtAATGACTGTAATGAGCAAGAGTTCTGATGATTGGTATCTGAACCAGTTGTGATGggactggtaaaaaaaaaagggaagaagaagagcgTGGTGGAgatataatatacagaaatGCACATTGTAATCAGTAAAACAGTTGGGAACTACAACTAGATCAGCAAACACATGTTCCCCTCCGACAGCAAAGCAGCTAAATAATCTGTTATCATATAGAAATCTTCCAGCTTTTCCAGGTCACAGTTTAAACTTTgagctctgcctctctgtgatCCCATCATGCACTCTGATTTAAAGTTAACAGGGAGTCGGTGTCTTTACAGTGAAATTACTTTCATACCAACGCTTTATCAAATGCAACGCCTCCTGTGATCATCAGAGTTTGTTGACGGTGCTGTACAATGCAGCTGGATCCTCTCCAGTGTCCTGACCTCTGGTTCTGAGAACAAAAACAAGTGATTCTGAAGATACAGGATAAAATAATATCATTCTCATCAGATCCCAACAGTGATAATATGAATGTAGAAGCTATGAATGTATTTGGTACCACGTGATGTGTCATTTTAATCTGGTAGAGAGGCTGATGTTCCTGTGTGAGGAGCTGCTCACCTCAGGGCAGTACTGGCACCGTTGAACCTGACAGCAGCGTACTCAACGACTTCCTGTCGCTCCGTGAGTCTGAGGTGCTGAGCTGGTCTGATGTTGGAGTAGAGAGGATCTGTCTGCTCGTTGGAGAACTGGACGCTGGCATACTGAAGGTCACCCTGCTCCTCCAGCTGTCCCTGATCAGCCCTCTTTTTTCTAGTTaggataattaaataaataaataaatgattgaatgTTTTAGTTCTGACAAACTGACTTTTGATGATTTAACCAACAACGGTTCAGTGAAACAGAACTGCTCACCTGATCcacaggaagacagagagggatatgACAGCCAGGAGAACAACAGGGATTGTTCCAGCAGCTGCTAATGCTCCTGATGAATAGTGatctaaagaaaacacagacagttAATTAGGGTGTTACAGCATGTTTGGACCCAAtcgataatcgattaatcgtgattaaatatttgaatggactgacagccctaatgggagacagggttggtgtGATGAGTATGTCAGAGCTTTTCTCATAATGAGAGCAGCTCTCTCTTCACCACAAGTACATCCAAAGGCCGGCATTACTCATCAGTTTTAGGCCCACTGGTGTCCAAGGTCTAATGAAGCTAAAAGGACAATGTCATCTGCAAACAGGAGAAACGCCACCTAACATCCCAATAAATGTGAACCTTGATATTCTGTTCTCAAGTAGCCGAGAAGACACTGAAGGCCACAGAGGACGTGACTGACATGAGCCAAACAATACAGACACAACTCTCGCTCTGAGATTGCTGAACCTCAAACTGGAACAAAACCCCCCACAGAAACATAAGGGAACACTTTCTTCAACCTATGAAAAAACTATGACCACCGTTCCACATCCAAAATGAAAACTGGACTGTTCTTCCTGGATCTGAGGTTCATCTCTAGTTCTCTTTCTTGGATCTTGGTATCAACTTTTCCAGGGAAGTCTGACTCCCAGATAACTGGAACACACACCTCCTATCCAGATGATGCGACTGTGAGATTAAGAAGCTTATCAAAGTGCTTCTTCTCCCTAATAACAATATTAAGGTCAACAATTTATTCACTGAAAACAGGAATGCAACACTAACCTGCTACAATAATCAGATGTAAGGTGGAGTTATGACGTCCTCTGTTGTTCTGGGCTTCACAGTAATAATCCCCACTGTGTTCAGCTCTGAAGTCAGTGATGGTGAAGATCTGTCCTGATGCTTCTGGTGAGTCTTCATTCTCCTTGTACCAGGTGTATCTAGCTGCTGGGTTAGCATCACTGCTACAGGTCAGATTCACTGAACTGCCCTCCACTATCTCACCAGAGGGACTCACTGACACTGAGGGACGCTTTGGAGCATCTGGAAGAgatgaaataaattaacaaaaatgaGGATCTTTGGTGCTGAGTCATAGTTGTACTCAGTGAACTACAGCAGCAGACTGTGAAAAAGGTGTCATTAGTTGCATGAAGCTTTTTAAATTAGCTGTGTTTTACTCACATTTCACATCAATAAAGATGTATTTAGATTTTGTCCTCTTCCTCAGCCTGTTCTCAGCTGTACAGTAATACTGTCCAGAGTCAGAGGACCGGATGGAGCTGAAGACGAGCTGTGGTTCTTTACTGACAAGACGAAGACCTTGATATCCATCCTCCTTGCACCAGGTGTATTTAGCTACTGGGTTAGCATCACTGCTACAGGTCAGAGTCACTGAACTGCCCTCCACTATCTCACCAGAGGGACTCACTGACACTGAGGGACGCTTTGGAGGATCTGGAGGAgatgaaataaatgaaagaaaatgaggATCTTTGGTGCTGAGTCatagttgtgtgtgtggagcatcTGAATCCTGAAAGGAGATTTTGTGACTGAACTGTGGCAGAGCTGAAGAAAGCAGGTATGATTAGTAAAGTTGTTTACTGAACTTCACACTTTTAAagttgtttaaaatgtgttgtaaATACTGGGCTGATCAGCAAtgtaatatcaataactacataGACCCAACTCTGCTTATCGATAGTCAATCAAGACCATCACTCCACACAAGCTAAGAAATCCATAGACTTCATATCTCCTTTATGTTTTGACATGTAATAATATTTTCCCAGTTAATTTCTGGTACTGGAGACAGGGTCGGTAACAGGACAGAAACCTGAGGTGGTTATCTGGATTACTGATGTTTGAATCCTCTGAACATCTGTGCAGATGTGGGAGCCAGCTGTAAATAAAACTGCCTTttcatcatctactgtagctgctcagtgaactacagcAGCAGACTGTGAAAAAGGTGTCATTAGTTGCATGAAGCTTTTTAAATTAGCTGTGTTTTACTCACATTTCACTGTAATAGAGATGTATGCTGACCATGTGTACCTCAGCTTGTTCTCAGCTAAGCAGTAATACCGTCCAGAGTCAGAGGACTGGATGGGGCTGAAGACAAGCTGTGGTTCTTTACTGACAAGATGAAGGTCTTGATTTCCATCCTTGTACCAGGTGTATCTAGCTGCTGGATTAGCATCACTGCTACAGGTCAGAGTCACTGAACCGCCCTCCACTATCTCACCAGAGGGACTCACCGACACTGAGGGACGCTTTGGAGCATCTGGAGgatgtattacagtttttctcaattgtttacacacaaatactggtacttgacacacaatgaccacaacatgtaactcatgcaccaaccaaGATGAGTTTTAATGGAACATAATTTAAATGGACAATAGTTCATACAAACACCAAGTGGGTGGTGGAACTTGATCTCCTCCTGTACTACCAACTACATGGCGTCCTGTTACCTTGGATACTAGTTTTCCTGATGCAGTGgagtaaacacacactgaaggaCAGTGGTCATCTGTTCTCATTCTCATTTATGAAGCTTCCTTCataattttcatatatttatatatatatattatccaaTTCTGATTCCAATCAATCACCAAACACCACTGAGTTACATGCAGTTAAGGTTCAGTACAAACAAGCCTCCACCAGATGGTGTTATATCAGTGGAAGACTGGAAGTAAACTCACACACTGAAGGAGAGGGGAAGGCCTCAGATCCTCTTACAGCACAAGAAAAGATGTCTGCAAGATTATGGTAGCCTGAATAAGAAGCAGACGTTTGTCCCCTAATTTTCTGTCCATTCTTGTACCAGACATAGTTGACAGGATGACGACAGCTGCTCTGACACTTCAGCTCTGTCCTGCTATTAGATTCGTGAATATCTGATCTGCTCACCTTCACCTGGAGATCTGAATATGTGAGTAAGAAACAGAAGTCTTCATTTCAGACTGAACTGTCAACATATAACCAAACAGATTCAAGTAACCTTCATGAGATGTTGAACACTTGGcactaaatgaataaatattcagAAGGAAATGTTACctgtgacagacagagagactccAGGTGAACCAAAATAACTCCCACCTGGTTGGTTTGTTATGAACCTGAACTTGTACTCAGCTGAGTCGCTCTCTCTCAGGTCTGTGATTCTCAGAGAGCAGTCGTTGTTTTCACAGCGATGCTGCACACGACGTGAATACGCCCGGTCCGTTTTCAGATCCACATAATCTTTAGTAAACCAGAATGTTTTCTGAACTCTAGTATCATAGTCATTTATTCTGGATGGGTATGTGTAGCTGCAGCGTATGTTCACTGTTGATCCTTTTAAGGCACAGATCTCAGTAGAAGTGTAAGTCACTCCCCAGCCATCATCCTGACCCTGTATCACTGTAACACAGAGCACATCAGGAATCACAATCAGAAGTTAGTTAACAGTCAGTTTATAAGACAAAGTGGATCATATATCTCAGATTGTTAAACATGGCAACGTCATGTCTGACCTGGTCACCCTTGAGAAGGGTGTTCCGCAAGGATCGGTCTTGGAACCTTTGCTTTTCCTAGTTTATGTTAATAACATCTGTGAGAAGCTCAGATTCTGTAAGTACCATCTCTATGCAGATGACACAGTCATGTACTCCTGTGCCCCCACTGCAGACACAGCATTTTCTAATCTGCAGACTGACTTTAACACCCTGCAACATGCTCTGTTGGATCTGAAATTGTTTTTAAACTCAACCAAAACTAAAACTACGATTTTCTCTCCTGGGCAAACAGAAGTTCTAAACTTTTCTATTAACACTCTAGATGGTGTCTCTATTCAGTCTGTTGACAATTACAAATACTTGGGAAATTAGATGGACAAAAGTCTAAATTTTAAACGCCATATTGACCATCTagcaaagaaattaaaattcacACTGGGTTTTCTGTTCAGGCTAAAGTCCTGTTGTTCCACGGCATCAAGAAAACGCTTAGTTGCCGGCCTTTTCTTGACTCAGATTGACTTTGGTGATACTATTGACAGGTTTGCCTCACCGTCCACTTTGTCCAAACCTGACCCCCTGTATCACTCAGCTCTGAGGTATGTCACTAATTCTAAAAGATGTCAACAAAGAGCCTGAAAAATGCATCTTATAGACATTTTACACACTTTTCTGGGATAAAGCAGAAGTGCAGTAGCACATAAAATATATAACTCTTATTAAATTTAATCAATTACTTTGACATTATTTCCAGAGGGAACACAGGCATAGAGGAGTCCAAAAACAACTTTACTCAGTTATAACCAGTCAGTACAAAGGAAGAGTGGAAGATGTATattaatatacataaataatgaatgatgagggattatattaattattagagAGTCTGAGCTTCTCTTGGTTAGTTGCCTCTCTGTGGTCGGGTTGCTCAAGTGAGAAAACTAAGAATAAAAGCAGAACACTGAGGTGTAGGAAACTGTTTAGAGCAGCTATGATATGAAGACCAGATAAAAGTGGATGACTGCTATCAGCACAGAGCACGGAAACATCACACTGAGGTCAGAGAGAGCAGAAGGAACTAGCAGGGTTTGGTGCAGATGTGTGATGAATAAAGAGAAGTTAAGTGATGACTTCACTGTGAGACCAATATCCCTCCACAAAACTaataaaaagtgataaaagTAGCTGCAGGTAGAAACTAATCCTCGGCCACATATGagttgtgtatttttattatatgtatttgttattattattaattttggTGTGTGACCCAGACTAACATGGTGAGGGCTGgtggttcttttttttatttcctgttacagaCGCTTTACCGCGTTCTGCATTTGGTGACCTGAAtttgacagaaaacacaatataaagattttaaaaaaatatgcatatatatatatacatatatatatatgtatatatatatatgtatatatacacacacatctggGGAGTTTCCACGACTGTAcacaaaatatatttagtttaacATTTAGTATAAAACTTCAGGGAAGTTTTCCTTTCACACAACTCTGATCTACTTCTTTCCACCTGTGACCTTCAGCCTTCTTTTCCAAGTCCCACATTTGCCCAGATTCCCCTCTTTGAATGTGATGAATGGAACTGTAGATGTACAGTACCTGacacagagagaaggaagaCAGCTAATCCACTCGCTGCTGCAGTGAAACTCATAGCTGCTCCTCTCGTCTCTCTGTGGGTGAGACAATAAAACATGTACGCAGATAAAATAATGTACACAGGAGGTATACAGCATCAGTCACATCAATAAACTaatactaaaatatatataataataataatataaaataaactgCTTCTACTTACATTGAAGAAGAACGTCGTCTTTAAAGATGTCTTTCCTCGGTTGTGAATAAGCAGAAGACAGATATCAGGCTGCTTCCTCTTTTGATTATTAATATGCACGATGAGCTAAATACCAGGAAATACACACATTGattagcatatatatatatatatatatatatatgctaatcaacacacacacatatatatatatatatatatatatatgtaaaacaaCACAACTTTTGTATGTTTTACAGACTTTAAACTTACGAGCATCACTTCAAGTGATGAATCAAACCAATTGTTAAAGCTTTAATTAAccaaatattaaagataataaGTTAAACTTACTAATTTAATAAGTTCAACTGATTATGACCAGAGGATGATATCAGTGTGACCTGAAAGATAATCTTTTATTCCATAACCAACTCTGTTTAATCATCTATTAACAGGATTAATAACGCTcattaaaaacactgtaaatgaaaaatacCCATTAATATGTTTTAGGAAGAGTGTTGCCAAACACTGACCTATCAGACCAAACAGAAGTCAGAGGGACGATAACAAAGATACGGTTTCATTCTCTTGACTATCAATATCAGGATGTCAGAGTTGATCTGCTGTCAGTAAACTCTTTATGGACATCTAGTGGCAGCAGAGTGGAATTAACACTAGATCTGAGAATGCAGGTtctcagaggaggaagaagtactcacatattttacttcagtaaaactaacaataccacagtgtgagaaaatatgagcatcaaaatatactcaaagGGCCAAAAGTTAACGTATTAATTTCACAGACTGGCCTGTTTcataatcatatatattatattattggattataattagtaATGCATGAATGTGtacattaatattgcagctggtaaaagtTGGGttgattttaattactttacagTAATATATATACTGCTGTGTACATGTTGCTTTACctttaataatatatcataatttaaaggtcccatattgtaaaaagtgagattttcatgtcttttatattataaagcagctttaagtgctttataaatactgttaaattatcaaaacgctcaatatacggagaaacacacagaaattgtgcatttgaaacaagccgttaggatttctgtccatttgtgatgtcacaaatatacaatatttacacggttttaaacgtaaacattctaaatgtgtcccggtttattttctgttgcactgtatgtgaataacatcagctgacaggaagtaaacatggacccaaactgttgcatagcaacgcaattctgttgcaattcctttgaaatgcaccaaaacggagcgtttcagtcagagggtgaatacaggtatattcaggcagacagtatgaggaaaataaaggtttttattttaacattacagcatgtaaacatgttctagtagaaacacaaaatacaagtatgaacctgaagatgagcacgatatgggacctttaatagcTGGTGAATAAAATGATATTCTGAAAAATGAACAGAAAAGCTGAAATCTAAATGTTTCGGTCCACTAATGTTTCCAACTACAGAGTTGTCCAACAGCTGCTTCACTTGTTGTAGAAGCTGGCTGTTCATTTGGATCAGACACAGGAACACTTGGAGAGTGTCACATCTAACAAAGTGTGCTACTACTGGGTTTATGTTTCATCTCAAGGTGTGTAAATCTAAACAGCACATGGAGTAAAATGTCATACTTTCACTTCACCGTCTCTGTTTTGAACAGACTTTATTGGCTCCGTCAGCCAGGACAGCTGCAAACCCAGAAGATCATCAGGACCTTTCAAATCTTACTTATTATGTACAatttcaaaatgacatttgCAAAACAACTTTAACCCTCAACTTGTGTAATATAACTAACTCTACAGGAAAGATAAGCTGACATAGTTTAAGCAGTAAGTTATAAGTCAGTAAGTCACACAGGACCTGACTATGAGCTGATCTAAAGAATAAATCATGTCTGACACCTCGACATGATTCAGTTCAAGCTGCCGACACCACGTTCTTCTTCTAAACGTtctgctacctgctgctgctactgaaAGCTGACAAAGACTAAATgtaccccacacacacacacacacccacacacacacgcacacacacacacacacacccacagccTCGCTCTCCACAGTGATATTTCAACGTCCTACTACTTTGTTTCCATCAGGTGAGTCCAGCCTCTGGTTCAACTGCATCTAAAGAAAATCACAGAGAACTTGTGTAAAGTGATTGTTGGAACTGGGACTATAAATCTGAAGTCAGCCTGTTTTATTGGATGCATCAGGAGGCTTTAGACTCACAAGTCTCTAAACGCTTTGCTCAACCAGAGACTGAAGACCATCTCCATGATTTCATTACTAAAACTGGGTTGAACACGTTATAGAGTTAAATATAACAAGCCAAAGTCTTCAGGGTGGGAGGGCTGTCCTCAgacaaagaaattcttagtcgactaacactcgtagGATTTTGTTGACTCatggattagttgatttaatccacagatctgtaaaactgagttctccacaaagaatcacacagaaGCTCCACTTTAAATCTGATGTTTAGCAGAGATGTGCTCTGGTTTCTGAGAAATaactcattcagcatgaaaaaagcattaaaaaagacattttagtgGCCGAAGACCAAAACGAGTGATTAGTGGACTAATTGAATAAGAGGGGCGGTGACATGCAGAAGTTGTGTGCTTGTAAACTCTGTCGTAGTagaaacacatgcacagagCTGTTGCTGCTACAGCTGCTCTGCTAACGTGCTAACAGACACATACAGACGATTCActcactgttgctgctgttcaACGTTTAAATCATAAAACTCTGTGGGAGCTTTCCTCCCGCCGGTAAACGGCTCCAGAATGTGACTCACGGTCGCAGCTTTTATTCCTTTCGTCTGTCCGGCTGCTGAGCGGTAGCTCTTCCCCTCTGCTTCATGCATtatagcagtggttctcaacctctCTCATGTCAACGACCCCTAGATTGATACGCATTAGgtcacggacccccatttgataagatttgacttcagggacctccatctgaaaagatcTTGGTTGTTAGAGATGATTCAGACCAGAATTCTATAGTTGAcaactacagttgaggagataaccgTAGAGGAACAGTCACTCTTATGACTCTTACTCACTTCTAGACTGAATTCATTattgaaaataaactattcccctttttctggggaccccccGGAACTCCCTCAAGGAATTTGAGAACCACGGCATTACAGGATGACTCAGCCGCAGTCAGCGAAGAAAACCCCCTCAAAGTGTGTTGATGTTTGTGGCCAAACATATTTATCAGTTCAAAACCAACTCCGTCTTCACTATGGAGGAGAATGGGAGGAGGGCAACGTCTACGGTAAGACGCGTCCTAGACGACGTCGACCAATAACAGCGTGTTCTCCCCACGTGGCCACCCTGTACGTCCCCACGCATGTAGTTAAACGGTTGTGATTGGCCTGTCTGAAGGACATGTAGGGGACGTAGGTTTGTTAGCGGCCGTTCACGTGAGAAGGTTCTATCTGCGGTCTGGCAGGCTACACGACACGCCCACTTTACTACACGACACCCCCCCTGAGATAACGTCTGGGATTAACATACTTATTTAAACCCAGACCagaatgttttcctaaacctaaccaagtagtttcagCACCTAAATGTTTTGGTGCCTACACCCAACCAAACCGGGACTGATGGAGGGAGTGTCATGTAGTACTGGAGACCCGCAGATAGACATACTTTGTTCTCACCGCCGTTCTAccaacacattttctttctttctaaatcTCCAGAGGATCGGTAGGAGGACATCTCCGATCAGACTAGGAGGTCTAACCTGATTGGACTTCACACCAGgtcttcctgctcctctctgtcttctgtctgTGCTGCAGCGTCTGAGATGTTCTCATACGCAGGACAAGAGTCTAACTGATGGGGAGAGACGACAACATGACGCTCAATGGACTTCATTCATGAAACCTGCATATATTAACATTTGATCATCATGTTTTAATGTAAAGAATTTGATGAAATTGTGTTATGGCCAAATGCATTACTGGTTTCTACTCAGCAAGTtgtattttaaacttaaattcACTTCACACCTTCACTTTCTAGATCATTCATGAGCCAAGTTATTATAAATAGTTCTGTCAATagcacgtctctctctctctctctctctctctctctctctctctctctctctctctctctttctctctctctctttctctctctctctctcactctctctctcactctctctctctcacctctatCTCTTCAGGTTCATGTGGTTCAGTGGTGGAGCTCAGAGTTATCTTCTTCCTGGATTgagtccaacaacaacaacaaacacagaatgTGACATCATGAAATTCATGACACTAAAACTAAAG
Proteins encoded:
- the LOC119485007 gene encoding B-cell receptor CD22-like isoform X2, whose translation is MSFTAAASGLAVFLLSVSVIQGQDDGWGVTYTSTEICALKGSTVNIRCSYTYPSRINDYDTRVQKTFWFTKDYVDLKTDRAYSRRVQHRCENNDCSLRITDLRESDSAEYKFRFITNQPGGSYFGSPGVSLSVTDLQVKVSRSDIHESNSRTELKCQSSCRHPVNYVWYKNGQKIRGQTSASYSGYHNLADIFSCAVRGSEAFPSPSVYAPKRPSVSVSPSGEIVEGGSVTLTCSSDANPAARYTWYKDGNQDLHLVSKEPQLVFSPIQSSDSGRYYCLAENKLRYTWSAYISITVKYAPKRPSVSVSPSGEIVEGSSVNLTCSSDANPAARYTWYKENEDSPEASGQIFTITDFRAEHSGDYYCEAQNNRGRHNSTLHLIIVADHYSSGALAAAGTIPVVLLAVISLSVFLWIRKKRADQGQLEEQGDLQYASVQFSNEQTDPLYSNIRPAQHLRLTERQEVVEYAAVRFNGASTALRTRGQDTGEDPAALYSTVNKL
- the LOC119485007 gene encoding B-cell receptor CD22-like isoform X1, which codes for MSFTAAASGLAVFLLSVSVIQGQDDGWGVTYTSTEICALKGSTVNIRCSYTYPSRINDYDTRVQKTFWFTKDYVDLKTDRAYSRRVQHRCENNDCSLRITDLRESDSAEYKFRFITNQPGGSYFGSPGVSLSVTDLQVKVSRSDIHESNSRTELKCQSSCRHPVNYVWYKNGQKIRGQTSASYSGYHNLADIFSCAVRGSEAFPSPSVYAPKRPSVSVSPSGEIVEGGSVTLTCSSDANPAARYTWYKDGNQDLHLVSKEPQLVFSPIQSSDSGRYYCLAENKLRYTWSAYISITVKYPPKRPSVSVSPSGEIVEGSSVTLTCSSDANPVAKYTWCKEDGYQGLRLVSKEPQLVFSSIRSSDSGQYYCTAENRLRKRTKSKYIFIDVKYAPKRPSVSVSPSGEIVEGSSVNLTCSSDANPAARYTWYKENEDSPEASGQIFTITDFRAEHSGDYYCEAQNNRGRHNSTLHLIIVADHYSSGALAAAGTIPVVLLAVISLSVFLWIRKKRADQGQLEEQGDLQYASVQFSNEQTDPLYSNIRPAQHLRLTERQEVVEYAAVRFNGASTALRTRGQDTGEDPAALYSTVNKL